In Cryptomeria japonica chromosome 10, Sugi_1.0, whole genome shotgun sequence, a genomic segment contains:
- the LOC131079173 gene encoding probable 2-oxoglutarate-dependent dioxygenase AOP1, translating to MSCEIKDLEQIPVIDLSSLNHCLHDDDTERAYAEVRRACEDWGCFLVKNHGIKEKLIHQMDSVARQIFTLPSETKQKHSSEGWNISYMADLAGLPFYESIGVPGAPDPTAIKKFSDHLWPQGNPQICKVIEDYTCGVEELTINIIKAILRSYGVSKYYSSFQFEGHLRMNYCNSSPNEKGGCTTHTDQNCIVVMYEDNMGGLEVKSKAGKWVDVKPLDNSLMVFMGDSFTAWSNGRIHNVTHRVVFEGYSRVSVPFFYFFSDKTLIHAPPELVDNDHPRLYKPFVYADYRDYWQPKKQLRVMSRQSFLAESEETFLENFAGISKA from the exons ATGTCTTGTGAGATAAAAGATCTTGAACAAATTCCTGTTATTGATCTTTCCAGTCTGAATCATTGCCTCCATGATGATGACACAGAAAGAGCTTATGCTGAAGTGAGGAGAGCTTGTGAAGATTGGGGCTGTTTTCTGGTTAAGAATCATGGCATCAAGGAAAAACTTATTCACCAGATGGATTCAGTTGCACGACAAATCTTTACACTTCCGAGTGAGACCAAACAAAAACACAGTTCTGAGGGATGGAATATTAGTTACATGGCAGACTTAGCTGGGCTGCCCTTTTACGAGAGTATCGGTGTGCCCGGAGCACCAGATCCTACTGCAATCAAGAAATTTTCAGATCATCTTTGGCCTCAAGGAAACCCACAAATCTG CAAAGTCATAGAGGATTATACATGTGGGGTTGAGGAGCTTACAATCAATATCATCAAAGCAATTCTGAGGAGCTATGGGGTAAGCAAGTATTATTCCTCATTTCAGTTTGAAGGACACCTTCGTATGAACTACTGTAACTCCTCTCCCAATGAAAAAGGAGGTTGTACAACTCACACAGACCAAAATTGTATTGTGGTAATGTACGAAGATAACATGGGGGGACTTGAGGTTAAAAGCAAGGCAGGGAAGTGGGTAGATGTGAAGCCTCTGGATAACTCTCTTATGGTTTTCATGGGCGATTCATTTACTGCATGGAGTAATGGGAGGATTCACAATGTAACACACAGAGTAGTATTCGAAGGTTATTCCCGTGTGTCAGTGccattcttttatttcttctcagACAAGACTCTCATACATGCGCCTCCTGAGTTGGTGGACAATGATCATCCTCGCCTTTATAAACCTTTTGTTTATGCAGACTACAGAGACTACTGGCAGCCCAAAAAGCAGTTGAGAGTAATGAGTCGGCAGAGTTTCTTAGCAGAGAGTGAAGAAACTTTCCTTGAAAACTTTGCAGGCATTTCAAAAGCCTGA